The Streptomyces tendae genome has a window encoding:
- a CDS encoding Hsp20/alpha crystallin family protein, producing MLMRTDPFREIDRLTQQVFGPVTRASAMPMDAYRAGDDFVVHFDIPGIDPETIELDVERNVLNVRAERRSPAPEGAETVVAERPTGTFTRQLFLGDTLDTERIDAAYDAGVLTLRIPVAEAAKPRRIRITGGDRKQLTG from the coding sequence ATGCTCATGCGTACCGACCCCTTCCGCGAGATCGACCGCCTCACGCAGCAGGTGTTCGGCCCCGTCACCCGCGCCTCGGCGATGCCGATGGACGCCTACCGGGCGGGGGACGACTTCGTCGTCCACTTCGACATCCCCGGCATCGACCCCGAGACGATCGAACTCGACGTCGAACGCAACGTCCTCAACGTGCGCGCCGAGCGTCGCTCGCCGGCCCCCGAGGGCGCGGAGACGGTGGTCGCCGAACGGCCGACCGGCACCTTCACCCGCCAGCTGTTCCTCGGCGACACCCTGGACACCGAGCGCATCGACGCCGCGTACGACGCCGGTGTCCTGACGCTGCGCATCCCGGTGGCCGAGGCGGCCAAGCCGCGCCGCATCCGGATCACCGGCGGCGACCGCAAGCAGCTC
- a CDS encoding MFS transporter: MATAQSGSGRTITTRIPARLDRLPWSRWHWSIVIGLGTVWILDGMEVTIVGNIAARLSEPGSGLPITSGEVTGISAALYVTGACAGALFWGRLTDIYGRKKLFLITLAVYLAATALTALSFDTWWFFLFRFLTGFGIGGEYAAINSAIDELIPAQYRGRVDLLINGSYWLGAVAGALLSIVALDTSIFPANVGWRLTFALGAVLALVILLVRRHVPESPRWLLIHGRDDEAERIVGGIEERVTAEAGKELPPAEDEMTIHQRRRTTFTEIARTVFGRYRRRSTLGFALFVGQAFLYNAITFGFGAILTQFFDVPSGNTGYYFAVIAAGNFLGPLLLGKLFDTVGRRVMISGTYVLSGALLFGTAWLFDRGSLTAATMTACWCVVLFFASAGASSAYLTVSEIFPMETRAMSIAFFYALGTAAGGISGPLLFAELTNTGKVGDTVLAFQIGAGLMVAAGIVAALLAVNAERRSLEDIATPLSAAEPQQAAARP; encoded by the coding sequence ATGGCCACCGCGCAGTCCGGGTCCGGACGCACCATCACCACCAGAATCCCCGCCCGCCTGGACCGCCTGCCGTGGTCCCGCTGGCACTGGTCCATCGTCATCGGTCTGGGCACCGTGTGGATCCTCGACGGGATGGAAGTCACCATCGTCGGGAACATCGCGGCCCGGCTGTCGGAGCCCGGCAGCGGACTGCCCATCACGTCCGGCGAGGTCACGGGCATATCGGCCGCCCTCTATGTGACGGGCGCCTGTGCGGGCGCCCTCTTCTGGGGGCGGCTCACCGACATCTACGGCCGCAAGAAGCTGTTCCTGATCACTCTCGCCGTGTACCTCGCGGCGACCGCCCTGACCGCCCTGTCCTTCGACACCTGGTGGTTCTTCCTCTTCCGCTTCCTCACCGGTTTCGGCATCGGCGGCGAGTACGCGGCCATCAACTCCGCGATCGACGAGCTGATCCCGGCCCAGTACCGGGGCCGTGTGGACCTGCTGATCAACGGCAGCTACTGGCTGGGCGCGGTCGCCGGCGCGCTGCTGTCCATCGTCGCCCTGGACACCTCGATCTTCCCGGCGAACGTCGGCTGGCGGCTCACCTTCGCGCTGGGCGCCGTCCTCGCCCTGGTGATCCTCCTCGTACGGCGTCACGTCCCCGAGAGTCCACGCTGGCTGCTCATCCACGGCCGGGACGACGAGGCGGAGCGGATCGTCGGCGGTATCGAGGAACGGGTCACGGCCGAGGCGGGCAAGGAACTGCCGCCCGCCGAGGACGAAATGACGATCCATCAGCGCCGCCGCACCACGTTCACCGAGATCGCCCGCACCGTCTTCGGCCGCTACCGCAGGCGCTCCACCCTCGGTTTCGCCCTCTTCGTCGGCCAGGCGTTCCTCTACAACGCGATCACCTTCGGCTTCGGCGCGATCCTCACCCAGTTCTTCGACGTGCCGTCCGGCAACACCGGTTACTACTTCGCGGTCATCGCGGCCGGCAACTTCCTCGGCCCGCTGCTGCTGGGCAAGCTGTTCGACACGGTCGGCCGGCGCGTGATGATCTCCGGCACGTATGTGCTGTCCGGCGCGCTGCTGTTCGGCACGGCGTGGCTGTTCGACCGGGGCTCGCTCACGGCGGCGACGATGACGGCGTGCTGGTGCGTGGTGCTGTTCTTCGCCTCGGCCGGCGCCTCCAGCGCCTACCTCACGGTCTCCGAGATCTTCCCCATGGAGACCAGGGCCATGTCCATCGCCTTCTTCTACGCCCTCGGCACCGCCGCGGGCGGCATCAGCGGCCCGCTGCTGTTCGCCGAGCTGACCAACACCGGCAAGGTCGGCGACACGGTGCTCGCGTTCCAGATCGGGGCGGGCCTGATGGTCGCGGCGGGCATCGTGGCGGCGCTCCTCGCGGTGAACGCGGAACGGCGTTCCCTGGAGGACATCGCCACACCCCTGTCGGCGGCCGAACCGCAGCAGGCCGCGGCCCGGCCCTGA
- a CDS encoding DUF445 domain-containing protein, protein MERTETADTEERDAAERRAGTATNRAMTTFSPADEEKRRGVRRMKLTATGLLLFVAVVYVLAKWASHQGAGAWAGYVAAAAEAGMVGALADWFAVTALFRHPLGLPIPHTAIIPTKKDQLGTALGDFVGENFLSEDVVRRRLRAVGIGSRLGAWLAVPEHADRVTAEVSAALRGALTVLRDSDVQAVVGEAITRRADAQEIAPGMGKMLERIVADGGHKRAVDVVVTRAHDWLVLHSDTVMDAVHGGAPGWTPKFVDRKVGERVYKELLRFVTEMRDMPGHPARGALDRFLTDFATDLQSDTDTRARVERLKGDILGRSEVQDLIASAWTAVRGMIVSAAEDERSELRLRLRASLLSLGARMSLDTKLQGKVDGWLESAAVYVVTTYRKEITSLITDTVASWDAEHTTKKIEANIGRDLQFIRINGTVVGSLAGLVIYTISRAVGA, encoded by the coding sequence ATGGAACGGACTGAGACGGCAGACACCGAGGAGCGGGACGCCGCCGAGCGGCGGGCCGGCACCGCCACGAACCGCGCGATGACGACGTTCAGCCCCGCGGACGAGGAGAAGCGGCGCGGCGTGCGCCGGATGAAGCTCACCGCCACCGGCCTGCTGCTGTTCGTCGCCGTCGTGTACGTCCTCGCCAAGTGGGCCTCGCACCAGGGCGCCGGAGCCTGGGCGGGGTACGTGGCCGCGGCGGCCGAGGCCGGCATGGTCGGCGCGCTCGCCGACTGGTTCGCCGTCACCGCCCTCTTCCGGCATCCCCTGGGCCTGCCCATCCCGCACACCGCGATCATCCCCACCAAGAAGGACCAGCTCGGCACCGCCCTCGGCGACTTCGTCGGGGAGAACTTCCTCTCCGAGGACGTCGTCCGCAGACGGCTGCGCGCCGTCGGCATCGGCAGCAGACTCGGCGCCTGGCTCGCCGTCCCCGAGCACGCCGACCGGGTCACCGCCGAGGTGTCGGCGGCCCTGCGCGGCGCGCTCACCGTGCTGCGCGACTCCGACGTGCAGGCCGTCGTCGGGGAGGCCATCACCCGCCGCGCCGACGCCCAGGAGATCGCGCCAGGCATGGGCAAGATGCTGGAGCGGATCGTCGCCGACGGCGGCCACAAACGCGCCGTCGACGTCGTCGTCACCCGCGCCCACGACTGGCTGGTCCTGCACAGCGACACCGTGATGGACGCCGTCCACGGCGGCGCCCCCGGCTGGACGCCGAAGTTCGTGGACCGCAAGGTCGGCGAGCGCGTCTACAAGGAGCTGCTGCGCTTCGTCACCGAGATGCGCGACATGCCCGGCCACCCCGCGCGCGGGGCACTGGACCGCTTCCTCACGGACTTCGCCACCGACCTGCAGTCCGACACCGACACCCGGGCCCGCGTGGAGCGCCTCAAGGGCGACATCCTGGGCCGCAGCGAGGTGCAGGACCTGATCGCGTCCGCGTGGACCGCAGTGCGGGGCATGATCGTGTCGGCGGCGGAGGACGAGCGCAGCGAACTGCGGCTGCGGCTGCGGGCGTCGCTGCTGTCGCTGGGCGCCCGGATGTCCCTCGACACCAAGCTCCAGGGCAAGGTCGACGGCTGGCTGGAGAGCGCCGCGGTGTACGTGGTGACGACCTACCGCAAGGAGATCACCTCCCTGATCACGGACACCGTGGCGAGCTGGGACGCCGAGCACACCACGAAGAAGATCGAGGCCAACATCGGCCGCGACCTTCAGTTCATCCGGATCAACGGCACGGTGGTCGGCTCCCTGGCGGGCCTGGTGATCTACACGATCTCGCGGGCGGTGGGCGCGTAG
- a CDS encoding SGNH/GDSL hydrolase family protein: protein MLVAVLAVSSVIFVGVSADRSRGRDTLAGTGALDLPAAPASAGTWVTAWTASPGGAEPATETTGLAGRSVRNVVHTTAGGARARVTLSNLYGRSPLTLTHASVAVAAGRDTAAALPETMRPLTFAGNPSVVVPAGGQVVSDVVRVRVPRDGHVLISTYSPVPAGPVTFHKHARQISWVAEGEHTRDTTGAAYSGRSTVWRYVTALDVLSDDSEGTVVVLGDSLTDGITSTVGADARWPDVLSGRLRAALADGRNLPRYSVVNAGLSGNEILAERSGTPPENPSALRRFGRDVLGRANVEVVVVALGINDILRAPGTADPERIVGGLTALVERAHARGIKAVGATLMPFGGHREYTDAREDVRQRVNAAIRDGGVFDAVVDFDEAVRDGYDPRRFRAGYDSGDGLHPSDEGYARMAEAFDLDALKGGAPARL, encoded by the coding sequence ATGCTCGTGGCCGTCCTCGCCGTGTCGTCCGTCATCTTCGTCGGCGTCTCGGCCGACCGCTCACGCGGACGCGACACCCTCGCCGGCACCGGCGCCCTCGACCTCCCCGCCGCCCCGGCCTCCGCCGGCACCTGGGTCACCGCCTGGACGGCCTCCCCCGGCGGCGCCGAACCCGCCACGGAGACCACCGGGCTCGCCGGCCGCTCCGTGCGCAACGTCGTGCACACCACCGCCGGCGGCGCCCGCGCCCGGGTCACGCTGTCCAACCTCTACGGCCGCTCCCCGCTGACCCTCACGCACGCCTCCGTCGCCGTCGCGGCCGGCCGGGACACGGCGGCCGCGCTGCCGGAGACCATGCGCCCGCTGACCTTCGCCGGGAACCCGTCGGTCGTCGTCCCGGCGGGCGGACAGGTGGTCAGTGACGTCGTACGCGTCCGCGTCCCGCGCGACGGACACGTCCTCATCAGCACGTACTCGCCCGTCCCGGCCGGGCCGGTCACCTTCCACAAGCACGCCCGGCAGATCTCCTGGGTCGCCGAGGGCGAGCACACCCGCGACACCACCGGGGCCGCCTACTCGGGGCGGAGCACGGTCTGGCGGTACGTGACCGCGCTGGACGTGCTCAGCGACGACTCCGAGGGCACGGTCGTCGTCCTCGGCGACTCCCTCACCGACGGCATCACCTCCACCGTCGGCGCCGACGCCCGCTGGCCCGACGTGCTGTCCGGCCGGCTGCGCGCGGCCCTCGCCGACGGCCGGAACCTCCCCCGGTACAGCGTCGTCAACGCCGGGCTCAGCGGGAACGAGATCCTCGCCGAACGGTCCGGGACGCCGCCGGAGAACCCCAGCGCGCTGCGCCGCTTCGGCCGGGACGTGCTGGGCCGCGCGAACGTCGAGGTGGTGGTCGTCGCGCTGGGCATCAACGACATCCTGCGGGCGCCCGGCACCGCCGACCCCGAGCGGATCGTGGGCGGCCTGACGGCCCTGGTGGAGCGCGCGCACGCCCGGGGGATCAAGGCCGTCGGGGCGACGCTGATGCCGTTCGGCGGCCACCGCGAGTACACCGACGCGCGCGAGGACGTACGGCAGCGGGTCAACGCGGCGATCCGCGACGGGGGCGTGTTCGACGCGGTCGTGGACTTCGACGAGGCGGTACGGGACGGGTACGACCCCCGGCGGTTCCGGGCGGGCTACGACTCCGGCGACGGGCTGCACCCCAGCGACGAGGGGTACGCGCGCATGGCGGAAGCGTTCGACCTGGACGCGCTGAAGGGCGGCGCCCCGGCCCGCCTCTGA
- a CDS encoding DUF1707 SHOCT-like domain-containing protein, with protein sequence MTDDVPAPDLRAADADREKVAEILRDALAEGRLDMEEFEERLDATYKARTYGELAPITRDLPGAGTAPVPAVSLTKDPARGGGWADRIVGGDDPGTSSWAVAVMSGFQRKGRWTAPRRFNCFAFWGGGEIDLREANFADREIVINAVAIMGGVEVIVPPGVEVVVRGVGIMGGFDHREEGVPAEPGAPRVVVTGLAFWGGVGVERKLPRAERQRLREERRREKLERKEERRRQHLDRADRHRREVEAPRPLHDPLNLHSPHRRPAPRPEDD encoded by the coding sequence ATGACCGACGACGTACCCGCCCCGGACCTCCGTGCCGCCGACGCCGACCGCGAGAAGGTCGCCGAGATCCTCCGGGACGCCCTCGCCGAGGGCCGTCTGGACATGGAGGAGTTCGAGGAGCGGCTCGACGCGACGTACAAGGCGCGCACCTACGGGGAACTGGCGCCGATCACCCGAGACCTCCCCGGTGCGGGCACGGCTCCGGTGCCCGCCGTCTCCCTGACGAAGGACCCTGCGCGCGGCGGCGGTTGGGCGGACCGCATCGTCGGCGGGGACGACCCGGGGACGTCGAGCTGGGCGGTGGCCGTGATGAGCGGCTTCCAGCGCAAGGGGCGGTGGACGGCGCCGCGGCGCTTCAACTGCTTCGCCTTCTGGGGCGGCGGCGAGATCGACCTGCGCGAGGCGAACTTCGCGGACCGCGAGATCGTCATCAACGCCGTCGCGATCATGGGCGGGGTGGAGGTGATCGTGCCGCCGGGCGTGGAGGTCGTGGTGCGCGGCGTCGGCATCATGGGCGGCTTCGACCACCGTGAGGAGGGTGTGCCGGCCGAGCCGGGCGCCCCGCGCGTGGTCGTCACGGGCCTGGCCTTCTGGGGCGGCGTCGGCGTCGAACGCAAGCTGCCCCGCGCGGAGCGGCAGCGGCTGCGCGAGGAGCGCCGCCGGGAGAAGCTCGAACGCAAGGAGGAGCGGCGCCGGCAGCACCTGGACCGCGCCGACCGGCACCGCCGTGAGGTGGAGGCGCCGCGCCCGCTGCACGACCCGCTGAACCTGCACTCCCCGCACCGCCGGCCCGCACCCCGCCCCGAGGACGACTGA
- a CDS encoding ABC transporter ATP-binding protein: MHTTAGPDTGAGSEGFIALEGVEKVFDVRRRKGLLRRERHRVRAVDSISFTVARGEMVGYIGPNGAGKSTTIKMLTGILTPSAGRLRVAGIDPSRERTRLAHRIGVVFGQRTTLWWDLPLIDSYKLMHRMYRIPDARYRENLARLVELLDLGELLEVPVRQLSLGQRMRGDIAAALLHDPEVLYLDEPTIGLDVVSKTRVRDFLRQVNAERATTVLLTTHDLQDIEQVCSRVMVIDQGRLVYDGALAGLHEVGESERTLVVDLERECPPVEVPAPARVVRVEGPRQWLAFPASESAAGLVARIAERYPLVDLSVREPDIEAVIAKMYAERAGRTPTQSS, encoded by the coding sequence ATGCACACGACAGCCGGACCGGACACCGGTGCCGGGTCCGAGGGGTTCATCGCGCTGGAGGGGGTCGAGAAGGTCTTCGACGTGCGCAGGCGCAAGGGGCTGCTGCGGCGGGAGCGGCACCGGGTGCGGGCCGTGGACTCGATCTCGTTCACCGTGGCGCGCGGGGAGATGGTCGGCTACATCGGCCCGAACGGCGCGGGGAAGTCCACGACGATCAAGATGCTGACGGGCATCCTCACGCCGAGCGCGGGCCGGCTGCGGGTCGCCGGGATCGACCCGTCCCGGGAGCGGACCCGGCTGGCGCACCGCATAGGGGTGGTGTTCGGGCAGCGCACCACGCTGTGGTGGGACCTCCCTCTGATCGACTCGTACAAGCTGATGCACCGCATGTACCGCATCCCCGACGCCCGGTACCGGGAGAACCTCGCCCGGCTGGTCGAACTGCTCGACCTGGGTGAGCTGTTGGAGGTGCCGGTGCGGCAGCTGTCGCTGGGGCAGCGGATGCGCGGGGACATCGCGGCGGCGCTGCTGCACGACCCGGAGGTGCTGTACCTGGACGAGCCGACGATCGGCCTGGACGTCGTCTCCAAGACCCGGGTGCGGGACTTCCTGCGGCAGGTGAACGCCGAACGCGCCACGACGGTGCTGCTGACGACGCACGACCTGCAGGACATCGAGCAGGTGTGCTCCCGGGTGATGGTCATCGACCAGGGTCGGCTGGTGTACGACGGGGCGCTCGCCGGGCTGCACGAGGTGGGGGAGAGCGAACGGACGCTGGTGGTGGACCTGGAGCGGGAGTGCCCGCCGGTCGAGGTGCCCGCCCCGGCGCGGGTGGTACGGGTGGAGGGGCCGCGGCAGTGGTTGGCGTTCCCGGCGTCGGAGTCGGCCGCCGGGCTGGTGGCGCGGATCGCCGAACGCTACCCGCTGGTCGACCTGTCGGTGCGGGAGCCGGACATCGAGGCCGTGATCGCGAAGATGTACGCGGAGCGGGCCGGGCGTACCCCGACGCAGTCCTCGTAG
- a CDS encoding ABC transporter permease, producing the protein MAERGAVLEGLRAYRMIAGMWVRSGMTYRASFVFTLFGNLVMTGLDFVGILLMFSHVDSLAGWSLPEVAFLYGASVTSFGIAHLAAGSMPQLGSRIRDGSFDVLLVRPVPVLAQVGGDRFSVRRLGRVVQGGVVLGWALAAADIDWTLSRVLLVPLMVFAGAAIFVAVFVAGAAFQIYAQDAAEVQNAFTYGGTTMLQYPPGVFGKDLVRGVTFVLPLAFVNWVPAARVLGRPYPVALPDWVAFASPLVAVGCCALAGLAWRTGLRSYMSVGS; encoded by the coding sequence GTGGCTGAGCGCGGCGCGGTGCTGGAGGGTCTGCGGGCCTACCGGATGATCGCCGGGATGTGGGTGCGGTCCGGCATGACCTACCGGGCGTCCTTCGTGTTCACGCTGTTCGGGAACCTGGTGATGACGGGCCTGGACTTCGTGGGGATCCTGCTGATGTTCTCGCACGTCGACTCGCTGGCCGGCTGGTCGCTGCCCGAGGTGGCGTTCCTGTACGGGGCGTCGGTGACGTCGTTCGGGATCGCGCATCTGGCGGCGGGTTCGATGCCGCAGCTGGGTTCCCGGATCCGGGACGGTTCCTTCGACGTGCTGCTGGTGCGGCCCGTTCCGGTGCTCGCGCAGGTCGGCGGGGACCGCTTCTCGGTGCGCCGGCTGGGGCGGGTGGTGCAGGGCGGGGTGGTGCTGGGCTGGGCGCTGGCGGCGGCGGACATCGACTGGACGCTTTCGCGGGTGCTGCTGGTGCCGTTGATGGTGTTCGCGGGTGCGGCGATCTTCGTCGCGGTGTTCGTGGCGGGCGCGGCCTTCCAGATCTACGCGCAGGACGCCGCCGAGGTGCAGAACGCGTTCACGTACGGCGGGACGACGATGCTGCAGTACCCGCCGGGCGTGTTCGGGAAGGACCTGGTGCGGGGGGTGACGTTCGTGCTGCCGCTGGCCTTCGTCAACTGGGTGCCCGCGGCCCGGGTGCTGGGGCGTCCGTACCCGGTGGCGCTGCCGGACTGGGTGGCGTTCGCGTCGCCGCTGGTGGCGGTGGGGTGCTGTGCGCTGGCCGGGCTGGCGTGGCGGACCGGTCTCAGGTCGTACATGAGTGTGGGGAGTTGA
- a CDS encoding ABC transporter permease, which yields MYLAVAVRGFRRYASYRAATVAGVFTNTVFGLILVYTYLALWDERPDLGGYDQAQAVTYVWLGQCLFAALALQGGGVEQELMERIRTGEIAVDLYRPADLQLWWLASDLGRGMFQLLGRGVVPFLVGGLLFPTALPTRFDVWASFAVALALAAVVSFAIRYLVALSVFWLLDGTGVNQAMMILGVFFSGMVLPLNVFPGGFGEVARALPWAAQLQVPADVLMGETGAAGAFAFQAVWAVVLLAAGRLVQSAATRRVVVQGG from the coding sequence TTGTACCTGGCCGTGGCGGTCCGGGGCTTCCGGCGGTACGCGTCGTACCGGGCGGCCACCGTGGCCGGGGTGTTCACCAACACGGTGTTCGGGCTGATCCTCGTGTACACGTACCTGGCGCTGTGGGACGAGCGTCCGGACCTCGGGGGGTACGACCAGGCGCAGGCGGTGACGTACGTGTGGCTGGGGCAGTGCCTGTTCGCGGCGCTGGCGCTGCAGGGCGGGGGTGTGGAGCAGGAGCTGATGGAGCGGATCCGCACCGGTGAGATCGCGGTGGACCTGTACCGGCCGGCGGATCTGCAGCTGTGGTGGCTGGCGAGCGATCTGGGCCGGGGGATGTTCCAGCTGCTGGGGCGGGGTGTGGTGCCGTTCCTGGTGGGCGGGCTGCTGTTCCCGACGGCGCTGCCCACGCGGTTCGACGTGTGGGCGTCCTTCGCGGTGGCGCTGGCGCTGGCGGCGGTGGTGAGCTTCGCGATCCGCTACCTGGTGGCGCTGAGCGTGTTCTGGCTGCTGGACGGCACGGGCGTCAATCAGGCCATGATGATCCTCGGGGTGTTCTTCTCGGGCATGGTGCTGCCGCTGAACGTCTTCCCCGGAGGGTTCGGCGAGGTCGCGCGGGCGTTGCCGTGGGCGGCGCAGCTGCAGGTGCCGGCGGACGTGCTGATGGGGGAGACGGGCGCGGCGGGGGCGTTCGCCTTCCAGGCGGTGTGGGCGGTGGTGCTGCTGGCGGCGGGCCGGCTGGTGCAGTCGGCGGCCACGCGCCGGGTGGTGGTGCAGGGTGGCTGA
- a CDS encoding transglycosylase domain-containing protein: protein MSDEPQPKKPRPGWASHEPQTPGTPRPGTGGEDDGTAPTGPGEPTAAEGPDAPGVTRTDEPGRTRPDDPRAARKAARQERRAARTARRTGWRRAVPTWRMVLGAFLVTAVLLVGGFLLGYALVQIPAANAAATQQANVYLYADGSVIARDGEVNRENVRLAQISKDAQHAVLAAEDRDFYTESAVDPQAMIRGAWNTVTGKGKQSGSTITQQYVKNYYLRQEQTVTRKVKEFFIAIKLDRNQTKDEILEGYLNTSFFGRGAYGIQAAAHAYYDMDAAELDAGRAAYLAALVNAPSQYDVVAHPENRALVEDRWNYVLDGMVDEGWLDPGERARLTFPVPKRTTHSTGMSGQRGYIVNIVKKHLVDQNIVDETSLDAGGYRITTTLQKNKQDAFVDAVNDNLMDRLDQDNRKVDTYVRAGGASVDPRTGKVVAMYNGIDYVKQYTPNATRRDFQVGSSFKPFVFTAAVENGSRTQDGRRITPATRYDGTSERPVQGWPGERYAPENEDHEDYGDITVREATDKSVNAVYAQMAVDVGPDKVRRTAIDLGLSKDTPSLDDAGPSIALGVATASVLDMAQAYATLANHGKHTPYTLVEKVTQNGQDVTLPDRRTRQAVSREAADTTTAVLKGVVENGTATAAQTSGRPAAGKTGTAEEDTAAWFAGYTPDLATVVAVMGQDPVTAGHKSLYGAMGLPRVNGGGAPAEIWGQYTRDALKGADVRSFDLRLQPGADESQPPAPDSSTGASSSDDPSSTASGTPDDEDTDSPTPDDSGGRTGGDSGDTGEQDSTGGTTTGSPTGGGSGDSTDGGTGTDTPGGDTTGGTDDGGNRDELPGPGGLSGALDGRRWN from the coding sequence ATGAGCGACGAGCCGCAGCCGAAGAAGCCCCGGCCGGGCTGGGCATCGCACGAACCTCAGACGCCCGGCACCCCCCGCCCCGGCACCGGCGGCGAGGACGACGGCACGGCACCCACCGGCCCCGGCGAACCCACCGCGGCCGAGGGACCCGACGCACCCGGCGTCACACGAACGGATGAACCCGGCCGTACCCGTCCCGACGACCCCCGCGCCGCGCGGAAGGCGGCCCGTCAGGAACGCCGCGCCGCCCGCACGGCCCGCCGCACCGGCTGGCGCCGCGCCGTCCCCACCTGGCGCATGGTCCTCGGCGCGTTCCTCGTCACCGCCGTGCTCCTCGTCGGCGGCTTCCTCCTCGGCTACGCCCTCGTCCAGATCCCCGCCGCCAACGCCGCCGCCACCCAGCAGGCCAACGTCTACCTCTACGCCGACGGCTCCGTCATCGCCCGCGACGGCGAGGTCAACCGCGAGAACGTCAGACTCGCCCAGATCTCGAAGGACGCCCAGCACGCCGTCCTCGCCGCCGAGGACCGCGACTTCTACACCGAGTCCGCCGTCGACCCCCAGGCCATGATCCGCGGCGCCTGGAACACCGTCACCGGCAAGGGCAAACAGTCCGGCTCCACCATCACCCAGCAGTACGTGAAGAACTACTACCTGCGCCAGGAACAGACCGTCACCCGCAAGGTGAAGGAGTTCTTCATCGCCATCAAGCTGGACCGGAACCAGACCAAGGACGAAATCCTCGAGGGCTACCTCAACACCAGCTTCTTCGGCCGCGGCGCCTACGGCATCCAGGCCGCCGCCCACGCCTACTACGACATGGACGCCGCCGAACTCGACGCCGGCCGCGCCGCCTACCTCGCCGCCCTCGTCAACGCCCCCAGCCAGTACGACGTCGTCGCCCACCCCGAGAACCGCGCCCTCGTCGAGGACCGCTGGAACTACGTCCTCGACGGCATGGTCGACGAAGGCTGGCTCGACCCCGGCGAACGCGCCCGCCTCACCTTCCCCGTCCCCAAGCGGACCACCCACTCCACCGGCATGTCCGGCCAGCGCGGCTACATCGTCAACATCGTCAAGAAGCACCTCGTCGACCAGAACATCGTCGACGAGACCTCCCTCGACGCCGGCGGCTACCGCATCACCACCACCCTGCAGAAGAACAAGCAGGACGCCTTCGTCGACGCCGTCAACGACAACCTCATGGACCGCCTCGACCAGGACAACCGCAAGGTCGACACCTACGTACGCGCCGGAGGCGCCTCCGTCGACCCCAGGACCGGCAAGGTCGTCGCGATGTACAACGGCATCGACTACGTCAAGCAGTACACCCCCAACGCCACCCGCCGGGACTTCCAGGTCGGCTCCTCCTTCAAGCCGTTCGTCTTCACCGCCGCCGTCGAGAACGGCTCCCGCACCCAGGACGGCCGCCGCATCACCCCCGCCACCCGCTACGACGGCACCAGCGAACGCCCCGTCCAGGGCTGGCCCGGCGAACGCTACGCACCCGAGAACGAGGACCACGAGGACTACGGCGACATCACCGTCCGCGAGGCCACCGACAAGTCCGTCAACGCCGTCTACGCGCAGATGGCCGTCGACGTCGGCCCCGACAAGGTCCGCCGCACCGCCATCGACCTCGGTCTGTCCAAGGACACCCCCAGCCTCGACGACGCCGGCCCCTCCATCGCCCTCGGCGTCGCCACCGCCAGCGTCCTCGACATGGCCCAGGCGTACGCCACCCTCGCCAACCACGGCAAGCACACCCCGTACACCCTCGTCGAGAAGGTCACCCAGAACGGCCAGGACGTCACCCTGCCCGACCGGCGCACCCGCCAGGCCGTCAGCCGCGAGGCCGCCGACACCACCACCGCCGTCCTCAAGGGCGTCGTCGAGAACGGCACCGCCACCGCCGCCCAGACCTCAGGACGCCCCGCCGCCGGAAAGACCGGCACCGCCGAGGAGGACACCGCCGCCTGGTTCGCCGGCTACACCCCCGACCTCGCCACCGTCGTCGCCGTCATGGGCCAGGACCCCGTCACCGCCGGCCACAAGTCCCTCTACGGCGCCATGGGCCTGCCCCGCGTCAACGGCGGCGGCGCCCCCGCCGAGATCTGGGGCCAGTACACCCGCGACGCCCTCAAGGGCGCGGACGTACGCTCCTTCGACCTGCGCCTCCAGCCCGGCGCCGACGAGAGCCAGCCGCCCGCCCCCGACTCCAGCACCGGCGCGTCCTCCTCCGACGACCCGTCCTCCACCGCGAGCGGCACACCCGACGACGAGGACACCGACAGTCCCACCCCCGACGACAGCGGCGGCCGCACCGGCGGCGACAGCGGCGACACCGGGGAACAGGACAGCACCGGCGGCACCACCACCGGCTCCCCCACCGGAGGCGGGAGCGGCGACTCCACCGACGGCGGCACCGGCACAGACACCCCAGGCGGCGACACCACGGGCGGCACCGACGACGGCGGCAACCGCGACGAACTCCCCGGACCCGGCGGACTCAGCGGCGCCCTCGACGGACGCCGCTGGAACTGA